The following are from one region of the Candidatus Eisenbacteria bacterium genome:
- a CDS encoding zf-HC2 domain-containing protein yields MRCEEFPNASMAYLDGEMEAEARRRFEEHLEACPACRAELDALRRVKEVTAGMRLSDREDRDWELYWGRVYNRMERGAGWILLSIGAIVVLVFGAYHAFLSIWRDASLPAVVRIGIGCALLGIVVLFVSVARQRLYAWVRDPYRRVQR; encoded by the coding sequence GTGCGGTGTGAGGAGTTTCCGAACGCCTCGATGGCGTATCTCGACGGGGAGATGGAGGCCGAGGCGAGGCGGCGCTTCGAGGAGCACCTCGAGGCCTGCCCGGCGTGCCGCGCGGAGCTTGATGCCCTTCGTCGTGTAAAGGAGGTGACGGCCGGGATGAGATTGTCCGATCGCGAGGATCGGGATTGGGAACTCTACTGGGGGCGCGTGTACAACCGGATGGAGCGCGGCGCGGGCTGGATCCTTCTTTCCATCGGCGCGATCGTCGTCCTCGTGTTCGGAGCGTATCATGCGTTCCTCTCGATTTGGCGCGACGCGTCCCTTCCGGCGGTCGTCCGAATCGGGATCGGGTGTGCGCTTCTCGGGATCGTGGTACTCTTCGTGTCGGTCGCGAGACAGCGCCTGTACGCGTGGGTGCGCGATCCGTACCGGAGGGTTCAGCGATGA
- a CDS encoding YbjQ family protein, which translates to MIICTADAVPGHEAVECLGLVRGNTVRARHLGRDLVAGLRNLVGGEIDEYTKMLAEAREQALDRMAAEARRLGADGIVTVRFATSEVMQHAAEIVAYGTAVRLRKLSSDAARESGGGGR; encoded by the coding sequence ATGATCATCTGCACGGCGGATGCCGTTCCGGGTCATGAGGCGGTCGAGTGCCTCGGCCTCGTGAGGGGGAACACCGTCAGAGCGAGGCATCTCGGGCGAGACCTCGTGGCCGGACTCAGGAACCTCGTCGGGGGGGAGATCGATGAATACACGAAGATGCTCGCCGAGGCTCGGGAGCAGGCGCTCGATCGGATGGCGGCGGAAGCGAGAAGACTCGGCGCCGACGGGATCGTCACGGTGCGCTTCGCGACCTCGGAGGTGATGCAGCACGCGGCGGAAATCGTCGCGTATGGAACGGCGGTTCGGCTCCGGAAGCTGTCGAGCGATGCAGCGCGCGAGTCGGGTGGAGGAGGCCGATGA